The proteins below come from a single Candidatus Chlamydia sanziniae genomic window:
- a CDS encoding class I SAM-dependent methyltransferase, with the protein MIFCNTEIQGKTMKFLLCLCFLSSYLLIFTNEIPIQDDHWDGQHYLNNSDLQCQWAISYIQKFQLSGYEKILDIGCGDGRITAKIAQAVPYGFVFGVDTSDSMLQVAQNLKNKIRLNNLDFIKRDAMNLGFESEFDFIVSFSCFHWVCDHFVALQEIEKALKPGGKVFLYFAPDYGYDRFDFAINTVVASSKWANYFVNFSNPLSLVTPAKFATYVEETGLLLQRLEIITVDETFPTQVAFATWITGWLWYLQQLPKELHQEFLDDIIACYLKYHPIDTDNKLHFIDYWIEVELLKYASNAHH; encoded by the coding sequence ATGATTTTCTGTAACACTGAAATACAAGGAAAAACAATGAAGTTTTTGCTTTGCTTATGTTTTTTGAGTTCTTATTTATTAATTTTTACAAATGAAATTCCTATACAAGATGATCATTGGGACGGTCAACATTATTTGAATAACTCTGATTTACAATGTCAATGGGCGATTTCGTATATTCAAAAATTTCAGTTGAGTGGTTATGAAAAAATTTTAGATATTGGATGTGGTGATGGACGTATTACAGCTAAAATAGCACAAGCAGTACCTTATGGTTTTGTCTTTGGAGTAGATACTTCGGACTCTATGTTACAAGTTGCTCAAAATCTAAAGAATAAAATTCGTTTAAATAACTTAGACTTTATTAAGCGTGATGCTATGAATTTAGGTTTTGAAAGTGAATTTGATTTTATCGTATCATTTAGCTGCTTTCATTGGGTTTGTGACCATTTTGTCGCGCTGCAAGAAATAGAAAAAGCCTTAAAACCTGGCGGTAAGGTGTTTCTATATTTTGCACCTGATTATGGGTATGATCGTTTTGATTTTGCGATAAATACCGTAGTTGCTTCATCAAAATGGGCGAATTATTTTGTTAATTTTTCAAATCCACTTTCTCTTGTCACTCCTGCTAAATTCGCGACCTATGTTGAAGAAACAGGTTTACTTCTTCAACGATTAGAGATTATTACTGTGGATGAGACTTTTCCAACTCAGGTAGCTTTTGCAACATGGATTACAGGTTGGTTGTGGTATTTACAACAACTACCTAAAGAATTGCATCAAGAATTTTTAGACGACATCATCGCCTGTTATTTAAAATATCACCCTATAGATACTGACAACAAACTGCATTTTATTGACTACTGGATCGAAGTTGAATTACTTAAATATGCTTCAAATGCTCATCATTAA
- a CDS encoding SufE family protein — MVIRKLFSEPFYKDALYLGLMGYNIESHSFDKQQIRKENLVLGCQSNLYLYEVYQEGRLFFFTYTEALISGGIASIFTEVYSGETPTTILTCKPVFFERLREYLSFGRVNGGESLYMKMKQISVRYLKDCS, encoded by the coding sequence ATGGTAATTCGGAAACTTTTTTCCGAACCCTTTTATAAGGATGCTCTATATCTAGGATTGATGGGGTATAACATTGAATCTCATTCGTTTGACAAACAGCAGATCCGTAAAGAGAACTTAGTTTTGGGTTGTCAAAGCAATCTTTATTTATATGAGGTTTATCAGGAAGGGCGTTTATTTTTTTTCACCTATACTGAAGCTTTGATATCTGGAGGGATTGCGAGTATATTTACTGAAGTTTATTCAGGAGAAACTCCTACGACAATTTTGACATGTAAGCCGGTGTTTTTTGAACGACTGCGTGAGTATTTATCTTTTGGCCGAGTGAACGGTGGTGAATCTTTATATATGAAGATGAAACAGATTTCTGTACGCTATTTAAAAGATTGCTCATAA